A genomic stretch from Nitrospiria bacterium includes:
- a CDS encoding HlyD family secretion protein: MDATNVKDEEIGAPPQPPSPDRLQRLRLPLMVFGPTVLAALAGFFYLTGGRFEATDDAYVQTARVAISANIAGRVREIAVRDNQSVRKGDVLFRLDDAPFRIAVEEARAQLAAARLQIESLKATYRQRRSELTSAQDTLAFQQHEYERQRRLLASGIASQLQVDRAQHALDEARTQVAGAQQQVNAVAASLGGNPDIAPDRHPMVQQAQALLDRARLNLSYTIVTAPGDGVVTRVEQLQVGSYINASAPVFALVSTGDVWIEANFKEDQLTHVRAGQAARVKIDSYPGKTFEGRVASVSPGTGSQFSVLPPENATGNWVKVVQRLPVRVELEHPDSSYPLQGGLSANVSVDTGYRRHLFGPAEATPASASTGVK; the protein is encoded by the coding sequence ATGGATGCAACGAACGTAAAGGACGAGGAAATCGGCGCCCCGCCGCAGCCGCCATCGCCGGACCGGCTACAGCGTCTGCGCCTTCCGTTGATGGTGTTCGGACCGACCGTCCTCGCCGCCCTCGCCGGCTTCTTCTATCTTACCGGAGGAAGATTTGAGGCCACCGACGACGCCTACGTACAGACCGCGCGTGTGGCCATCAGCGCCAACATCGCCGGACGGGTGCGGGAGATTGCCGTGCGCGACAACCAGTCCGTGCGCAAGGGCGACGTGCTGTTTCGCCTCGACGACGCACCGTTCCGCATCGCGGTCGAGGAGGCCCGTGCGCAGTTGGCCGCGGCCCGGCTTCAGATCGAGTCGTTGAAGGCGACCTACCGGCAACGCCGGTCCGAACTCACATCGGCGCAGGATACACTGGCGTTCCAGCAGCATGAATACGAACGGCAGCGGCGCTTGCTCGCTTCCGGCATCGCGTCGCAGTTACAGGTCGACCGTGCGCAGCACGCGCTTGACGAAGCCCGCACCCAGGTTGCGGGCGCGCAGCAACAGGTCAACGCCGTGGCCGCCAGCCTGGGCGGGAACCCGGACATCGCCCCGGACCGGCATCCCATGGTGCAGCAGGCACAGGCCCTGCTCGACCGAGCCAGGCTCAACCTATCCTACACCATCGTCACGGCGCCCGGCGACGGCGTCGTCACGCGCGTCGAGCAACTGCAGGTGGGCAGTTATATCAACGCCTCTGCGCCGGTGTTTGCGCTGGTGTCAACCGGAGACGTCTGGATCGAGGCGAATTTTAAGGAAGACCAACTGACCCACGTGCGGGCCGGCCAGGCGGCCCGCGTCAAAATCGACAGCTATCCCGGCAAAACCTTCGAGGGTCGGGTGGCCAGCGTCAGTCCGGGGACCGGTTCGCAGTTCTCGGTATTGCCACCCGAAAACGCGACGGGGAACTGGGTCAAGGTGGTCCAAAGATTGCCCGTGCGCGTAGAACTTGAACATCCCGATTCGTCCTATCCGCTGCAGGGCGGACTGAGCGCCAATGTCAGCGTCGATACCGGGTATCGGCGCCATCTTTTCGGGCCGGCCGAGGCGACTCCGGCCAGCGCTTCTACCGGAGTCAAGTGA
- a CDS encoding replication-associated recombination protein A, whose amino-acid sequence MDLFDAKEPTGPPPPLAERMRPNNLNEFVGQEHLVGPGHFLSTVLQSDHPPSIIFWGPPGSGKTTLARIIAQATKCHFVFFSAVLAGVKEVREIVAEAKARKKSEGKRTILFVDEIHRFNRSQQDAFLPHVEDGTIILMGATTENPSFEVNAPLLSRCRVLVLKPLDPDHIVRVLKQALTDTERGLGKMAIDVTPELLNEMADWAEGDARRALNLLEAAVSLCPEKNGKRHLTEKEVREAAQNRLLLFDKDREEHYNVVSAFIKSMRGSDPDAAVYYLARMLEAGEDPLFIARRMVIFASEDVGNADPRALPIAVAALQAFHAVGLPEGWIPLSQAATYLASAPKSNASYMAYKKAAKASKEHGSLPVPLHLRNAPTRLMETLGYGKGYQYPHDFPDQVAGQDYLPDRLLKDRYYEPKEVGHEKEIKKRLDEIREKKKKIRKEQ is encoded by the coding sequence ATGGACTTATTTGACGCCAAAGAACCCACAGGCCCTCCGCCTCCTCTCGCGGAGCGGATGCGGCCGAACAATTTAAACGAGTTCGTCGGACAGGAGCATCTGGTCGGCCCGGGCCATTTTCTATCCACCGTGCTTCAATCCGACCATCCCCCCTCGATCATCTTCTGGGGCCCGCCCGGCTCCGGCAAGACGACCCTCGCGCGGATCATCGCGCAGGCCACGAAATGCCACTTCGTATTTTTCTCGGCCGTCCTGGCCGGCGTGAAAGAAGTGCGGGAGATCGTGGCCGAGGCGAAGGCCCGGAAAAAATCTGAAGGCAAGCGGACGATCCTTTTTGTAGACGAGATCCACCGTTTCAACCGGAGCCAGCAGGACGCCTTCCTTCCGCACGTCGAGGACGGGACGATCATCCTCATGGGCGCCACGACCGAGAATCCCAGCTTCGAGGTCAACGCGCCGCTGCTATCCCGCTGCCGCGTGCTGGTGCTGAAACCCCTCGACCCGGACCATATCGTCCGCGTCCTCAAACAGGCCCTCACCGATACGGAGCGCGGACTGGGTAAGATGGCGATCGATGTGACGCCGGAACTCTTAAACGAGATGGCCGACTGGGCCGAGGGGGACGCGCGGCGCGCGCTCAATCTCCTCGAAGCGGCCGTCTCGCTCTGCCCCGAAAAAAACGGGAAGCGGCATCTGACCGAGAAAGAGGTCCGGGAGGCGGCCCAGAACCGCCTGCTCCTTTTCGACAAGGACCGCGAGGAGCATTACAACGTCGTCTCGGCCTTCATCAAGAGCATGAGGGGCAGCGATCCGGACGCCGCGGTCTACTATCTGGCCCGGATGCTCGAGGCCGGGGAGGACCCCCTCTTCATCGCGCGCCGGATGGTGATCTTCGCGTCGGAGGACGTCGGAAACGCCGATCCCCGGGCGCTGCCGATCGCGGTCGCCGCGCTGCAGGCCTTTCACGCCGTCGGCCTTCCGGAGGGGTGGATCCCCTTGAGCCAGGCCGCCACCTACCTTGCTTCGGCGCCGAAGAGCAACGCGAGCTACATGGCGTACAAGAAAGCGGCCAAGGCCTCAAAGGAGCACGGAAGCCTTCCCGTCCCGCTTCACCTGCGCAACGCCCCGACCCGCCTGATGGAAACACTCGGATACGGGAAGGGCTATCAATATCCGCACGATTTTCCGGATCAGGTTGCGGGACAGGACTACCTTCCCGATCGGCTATTAAAAGATCGGTATTACGAGCCCAAGGAGGTCGGACACGAAAAAGAAATCAAAAAACGGCTCGACGAAATCCGCGAGAAAAAGAAAAAAATCCGCAAAGAACAATGA
- a CDS encoding MarR family transcriptional regulator, whose product MNRLRNFGFLLKDVSHRYVLRFEQRARGISLTLPQCKALVRLENNEGVSQAKLAELADVEQMTMVRILDRMEADGLIERRSDPADRRARRLYLTGKGRTLLDKIWRLAELTRAETFSGINREDREAFMGLLERMHRNVCALEDRPITSPETVADMQTKPASAKGSGRSRKTQRRK is encoded by the coding sequence ATGAATCGACTACGCAACTTCGGTTTTCTTCTCAAGGACGTAAGCCATAGGTATGTGCTTCGCTTCGAGCAGCGGGCGCGCGGGATTTCTCTGACCCTTCCGCAGTGCAAGGCGCTGGTCCGTCTTGAGAACAACGAGGGTGTCAGTCAGGCGAAGCTCGCTGAACTCGCCGATGTCGAACAGATGACGATGGTCCGCATCCTCGATCGCATGGAGGCCGACGGCCTGATCGAACGGCGATCGGATCCGGCGGACCGTCGAGCGCGCCGCCTCTACCTGACCGGGAAGGGCCGGACACTCCTCGACAAGATCTGGCGCCTGGCCGAGCTGACTCGCGCCGAGACCTTCTCCGGCATCAATCGAGAGGACCGGGAGGCTTTCATGGGTCTGCTGGAACGGATGCACCGCAATGTTTGCGCGCTCGAGGACCGGCCCATCACGTCCCCGGAGACGGTCGCGGACATGCAAACGAAACCGGCCTCCGCCAAGGGGTCGGGCCGTTCCCGCAAAACCCAAAGGAGAAAGTGA
- the prmA gene encoding 50S ribosomal protein L11 methyltransferase produces MGITSPRRSDTKKKSKNGSTKSARKRKKSAKNNDDADRWLEIGVECDPAAGDGVAEQLGPYGEGGAVVELRPEGAARLSDNPVASSVWVKIYLPAAVWDRKRSRVERALRDLRKEYPISETRTRTLGREDWTEQWKKGYQIRKVGRRIVIVPSWKKYIPKESEIAVTMDPGMAFGTGLHPTTRLCLRALEKYLKTGQRVLDVGTGSGILAIAAVKLGAESVEALDIEAAAIDAARRNAAENGVAGRVKLHLGTLKELGAKIPPADLVLVNILAYTIIRMLPELKSKLRPGGRLVTGGILAEFRPDVEAALRQEGFEVIEALQEEDWVSLVA; encoded by the coding sequence ATCGGTATTACGAGCCCAAGGAGGTCGGACACGAAAAAGAAATCAAAAAACGGCTCGACGAAATCCGCGAGAAAAAGAAAAAAATCCGCAAAGAACAATGACGACGCCGACCGCTGGCTCGAGATCGGCGTCGAGTGCGATCCGGCCGCCGGCGATGGCGTCGCCGAGCAACTTGGACCTTACGGCGAAGGCGGGGCCGTGGTCGAGTTGCGGCCGGAGGGAGCGGCCCGGCTTTCAGATAACCCGGTTGCTTCTTCGGTTTGGGTCAAGATTTATCTTCCCGCCGCCGTTTGGGACCGGAAACGTTCCCGCGTCGAGCGAGCGCTGCGGGATCTTCGGAAGGAATATCCGATTTCGGAAACCCGGACGCGCACGTTGGGCCGGGAGGACTGGACGGAGCAATGGAAGAAGGGTTATCAAATCCGGAAGGTCGGGCGACGGATCGTAATCGTGCCTTCCTGGAAAAAGTACATCCCCAAGGAGAGCGAGATCGCGGTAACGATGGACCCCGGCATGGCCTTCGGGACCGGGCTTCATCCCACGACGCGGCTCTGCCTGAGGGCGCTTGAAAAATATCTTAAGACCGGCCAGCGTGTGCTGGACGTCGGGACGGGCTCCGGGATTCTCGCCATCGCGGCCGTGAAACTCGGCGCGGAATCCGTCGAGGCGCTCGACATCGAGGCCGCCGCGATCGACGCGGCCAGGCGGAATGCGGCCGAAAACGGGGTCGCCGGTCGCGTCAAGCTTCATCTTGGAACGCTGAAAGAGCTCGGCGCGAAGATCCCTCCCGCGGATCTGGTCCTGGTCAATATCCTCGCTTACACCATCATCCGGATGCTCCCCGAATTGAAGTCAAAGCTCCGCCCCGGCGGCCGTCTCGTCACGGGCGGGATCCTGGCCGAGTTCCGTCCCGACGTCGAGGCCGCGTTAAGGCAGGAAGGCTTCGAGGTCATCGAAGCGCTCCAGGAAGAAGACTGGGTCTCCCTCGTCGCG
- a CDS encoding DHA2 family efflux MFS transporter permease subunit, whose amino-acid sequence MLITLSVMLASILQALDNTIANVALPRIQGTLSATQDQMAWVLTSYIIAAAIMTPLSGWLAGQVGRRRVFLISVVGFTVASALCGLAQSLPEIILARVFQGLFGAALIPMSQAVLLDINPPEQHGKAMAIWVMGITIGPILGPALGGWLTENYNWRWVFYINLPFGILSFLGILGFMPETPNRKSRFDFFGFAVLSLAIGAFQLMLDRGQIQDWFNSPEIWIEAIVAGVSVYLFVVHMITTDKPRFVSPALFKDRNFLTGNVFIFMVGAVLFATLALLPPLLQDLLNYPVVLTGLVTAPRGIGTLVAMVLVGRMMGKVDTRLLIAAGFGLTAFSLWQMTDFYLQMDRSLVAWSGFTQGLGTGLVFVPLSAITFATLPPKFRNEGTALFSLIRNLGSSIGISGVETLLTRNTQMMHSRLAEQITPFGGVRIAPSPMAWSTPPDLAMLNEGVSRQAAMIAYNNDFKLMLVLTLCAIPLVVLLRSGGPEKNPEPGVIE is encoded by the coding sequence ATGCTCATCACGCTGTCCGTGATGTTGGCCTCGATCCTGCAGGCCCTCGACAATACCATTGCCAATGTGGCGCTGCCGCGCATCCAGGGCACGCTGTCGGCGACGCAGGATCAAATGGCGTGGGTGTTGACCTCCTACATCATCGCCGCCGCCATTATGACCCCGTTGAGCGGATGGTTGGCGGGACAGGTCGGGCGCAGGCGAGTCTTCCTGATTTCGGTGGTGGGTTTCACCGTCGCATCCGCCTTGTGCGGATTGGCTCAGTCGCTGCCCGAGATCATACTCGCCCGGGTGTTTCAGGGGCTCTTCGGAGCGGCGCTGATCCCGATGTCGCAAGCCGTGCTGCTCGACATCAATCCGCCCGAGCAACACGGCAAGGCGATGGCGATCTGGGTCATGGGCATCACCATCGGACCCATCCTCGGCCCGGCGCTCGGCGGCTGGCTGACCGAGAACTACAACTGGCGCTGGGTGTTTTACATCAACCTGCCGTTCGGCATTCTTTCCTTCCTCGGTATTCTGGGGTTTATGCCGGAGACTCCGAATCGGAAATCCCGGTTCGATTTCTTCGGTTTTGCCGTGCTGAGTCTGGCCATCGGCGCGTTTCAGCTCATGCTCGACCGCGGCCAGATCCAGGACTGGTTCAATTCCCCCGAGATATGGATCGAGGCCATCGTGGCCGGCGTCTCGGTTTATCTGTTCGTCGTGCACATGATTACGACGGACAAGCCCCGGTTCGTGAGCCCGGCCCTCTTCAAAGACCGCAATTTTCTGACGGGCAACGTGTTCATTTTCATGGTGGGCGCCGTGCTGTTTGCGACGCTGGCGCTGCTGCCGCCCTTGCTGCAGGACCTTTTGAATTATCCGGTCGTCCTGACCGGTCTGGTCACCGCGCCGCGGGGCATCGGCACTCTTGTGGCCATGGTCCTGGTGGGCCGGATGATGGGAAAGGTCGACACACGGCTCCTCATCGCCGCGGGCTTCGGTCTCACCGCGTTTTCGCTGTGGCAGATGACGGATTTCTACCTGCAGATGGATCGTTCGCTGGTGGCATGGTCGGGCTTCACGCAGGGGCTCGGCACCGGACTCGTCTTCGTGCCGCTTTCGGCGATCACCTTTGCAACGCTGCCGCCGAAATTTCGCAACGAAGGGACGGCGTTGTTCAGTCTCATCCGTAATCTCGGCAGCAGCATCGGTATTTCTGGCGTGGAAACCCTTCTGACGCGAAATACGCAAATGATGCATTCGCGGCTCGCCGAACAGATCACGCCTTTCGGCGGCGTGCGGATCGCGCCGTCGCCGATGGCATGGTCGACACCCCCCGACCTGGCTATGCTCAACGAAGGCGTCAGCCGTCAGGCCGCGATGATCGCCTACAACAATGACTTCAAATTGATGCTGGTGCTCACGCTTTGCGCCATTCCGCTGGTCGTGCTGCTTCGCAGCGGGGGGCCGGAA